Proteins from one Syngnathoides biaculeatus isolate LvHL_M chromosome 8, ASM1980259v1, whole genome shotgun sequence genomic window:
- the LOC133505139 gene encoding mRNA decay activator protein ZFP36-like: MSEVHDNIFTKNLLNLALDDAFLPRPSQLKVPGHGRLNRSSSFFSPSSPPPSSNLSFSTEHIDDDDSGGSLWSSNIWSHPPGLQSKASGLQVRSMSLTESSISPLSSFGQFKNLEAFPSGPVTTVAPPPGFPPAANLPAQLPPMLSSNRYKTELCRGFQETGSCKYGSKCQFAHGEAELRGMYRHPKYKTEPCRTFYNFGYCPYGSRCHFIHEEKISEGQLTSGKFQTRRQPTPNAADAQNPRHQLRQSVSFAGFLGSSRTSPPPSFPTSFTDPNLGFSRAASVSPPPADLMSPVFGDSLTREVAAFQFGTHQSRASSGDIHNIPLIVEPKASRCMCGHGNDFSALHGNNGRGFAKMAEGNQRESNALFAGSGHGGSMKHASLQRFSSEDSLEDSYSSSSGGSSGSESPTFDGSATKRLTVFERLSLSD, translated from the exons ATGTCTGAAGTACATGACAATATTTTCACAAAG AACCTTTTGAATCTGGCCCTGGATGATGCCTTCCTCCCGAGACCGTCTCAGCTGAAAGTCCCAGGACATGGTCGGCTGAACCGGTCTTCCTCGTTCTTCTCGCCCTCttcccctcctccctcctccaaTCTCAGTTTCAGCACTGAGCATATCGACGACGATGACAGCGGCGGCTCGCTGTGGTCATCAAACATCTGGAGTCATCCCCCCGGACTCCAATCAAAAGCGTCCGGCCTTCAGGTACGCTCCATGAGCCTGACTGAGTCCAGCATCTCCCCGCTCTCCTCCTTTGGACAATTCAAGAACCTGGAAGCGTTTCCCTCCGGACCCGTCACGACTGTGGCTCCTCCACCGGGGTTCCCTCCCGCAGCCAACCTGCCCGCCCAGCTGCCACCCATGCTGTCCTCCAACCGCTACAAAACTGAGCTCTGCCGTGGCTTCCAGGAGACAGGCAGCTGTAAATATGGCAGCAAGTGCCAGTTCGCCCACGGTGAAGCGGAGTTGCGTGGAATGTATCGCCACCCCAAGTACAAGACGGAGCCTTGCAGAACCTTCTACAACTTCGGGTACTGCCCATATGGTTCTCGCTGCCACTTCATCCACGAGGAAAAAATCAGTGAAGGCCAACTAACATCTGGCAAGTTCCAAACTCGACGCCAGCCAACTCCCAACGCGGCCGACGCTCAGAATCCCCGCCACCAACTCCGCCAGAGCGTCAGCTTTGCAGGGTTCCTCGGCTCGTCACGGACCTCCCCTCCACCGTCGTTCCCCACATCCTTCACTGATCCAAATCTGGGCTTCAGCAGGGCTGCTTCTGTGTCTCCGCCTCCAGCGGATCTGATGTCCCCAGTGTTTGGCGACTCCCTCACACGGGAAGTAGCAGCATTCCAGTTTGGCACCCATCAAAGCCGTGCCAGCTCCGGAGACATCCACAACATTCCTCTCATAGTGGAACCAAAAGCCTCGCGCTGCATGTGCGGCCACGGGAATGACTTCTCTGCTTTGCACGGCAACAACGGCAGAGGCTTTGCCAAGATGGCGGAAGGGAACCAACGCGAGAGCAACGCCTTGTTTGCGGGTTCCGGCCATGGTGGATCAATGAAGCATGCTAGTCTCCAGCGTTTCTCCTCAGAGGACTCCCTAGAAGACAgctacagcagcagcagcggagGTTCCAGCGGGTCTGAGTCTCCAACCTTCGACGGATCGGCCACCAAGAGGCTCAccgtatttgaacgcctgtccTTGTCCGACTAA